From Daucus carota subsp. sativus chromosome 6, DH1 v3.0, whole genome shotgun sequence, the proteins below share one genomic window:
- the LOC108203934 gene encoding uncharacterized protein LOC108203934: MGEDGTMKCPCKRCRNLNWLSIDDVRFHLLAKGMLEGYTVWTSHAEERGRKRSRTSHNRYCVREPTKVEQPVDLNAMLHDFAGENSEFYNNVDTGTRNVEEVPNDSARKLYEVIVENGAPIYPGNTKYTRLSFTTKLLEFKNISHCSNKAFDSLLTLFADVLPKKHTLPQTYYEMKKIMKGLRVEYQKIDLCENDCMLFYGDDKDKVVCDICGQDRYRDVLRKDGKKIPKKILRHFPLIPRLQRLYMSKHTSDHMRWYKNRDVKDGEISHPADGEEWKNFDRRYPSFAQEIRNIRLGLATDGFNPFGPTGKKTYSVWPIVVVVYNLPPSMCMKKPYMFMTDIVPGPNSIGKDINVCLRPLIDELKILWNTGIETYDQSLKQNFTMRAALMWTISDYPAMSMISGWSGKGKLGCQVCLGSVQGFQLKHCGKCSFYGTNRIFLEPNDPLRRKSNLFDNTERRVFRGRLSGEGVKELLDVLVFSPPGKTNTKARSIGYGEEHHWTHVPIFYELPYWSSHSLRYSIDIMHTEKNVFENLFFTIVNAKKSKDHKKARADCKHFGVLPHLWIDENGKSPKAPFSITRKQRKLLCEWISSLKLPDGYSSNISRCCNVEECTFYGFKSHDCHIFLQKLLPLAIRELLPAPIADAITAIANFFQDLCSSTVTKTDLEIMEKSVVKALCLLETIFPQSWFDSMEHLVVHLAEEIRLAGPAYWHWMYPIERLLGKLKQKVGNKARVEGSIAERYMEEEIVNICAFYFASDSIHNKLSRNEVLFDVQKTDKLEVFKYPCDSLGKERSRYLNDDEQLLADEYVLLNSPEVQPYLRRYQDRVMRQRPETTPQQLDHIVKTRFKAWFKKKVEKDEIDGPRFMDLLEEEEDDNEDNDDDNEDDDEDDDGFDDFQ; the protein is encoded by the exons ATGGGAGAAGATGGTACAATGAAGTGTCCTTGTAAACGTTGTAGGAATTTGAATTGGTTAAGTATCGATGATGTTAGATTCCATTTACTTGCTAAGGGGATGCTTGAGGGTTATACCGTTTGGACATCACATGCtgaagaaagaggaagaaaacgTAGTCGAACATCGCATAATCGTTATTGTGTTCGGGAACCTACGAAGGTAGAACAACCGGTAGATTTGAATGCGATGCTACATGATTTTGCCGGTGAAAATTCCGAATTTTATAACAACGTGGATACGGGAACTAGGAATGTAGAAGAAGTTCCAAATGATAGTGCAAGAAAATTGTATGAGGTGATTGTTGAAAATGGAGCACCTATTTATCCCGGTAATACGAAGTATACAAGATTAAGCTTTACCACAAAATTGTTAGAATTCAAGAATATCTCACATTGTAGTAATAAGGCTTTTGATAGTTTGCTTACACTTTTTGCGGATGTATTACCAAAAAAACACACGTTGCCCCAAACTTATTATGAAATGAAGAAGATAATGAAGGGTTTGAGGGTTGAATATCAAAAGATTGATTTAtgtgagaatgattgtatgttattttatggagatgacaaggataaagttgtgtgtgatatatgtgGTCAAGATCGTTATCGGGATGTTTTGAGGAAAGATggtaaaaaaataccaaaaaaaatattgagacatTTTCCTTTGATTCCTCGACTACAACGCTTGTATATGTCAAAACATACATCCGACCATATGAGATGGTACAAGAATCGAGATGTCAAAGATGGAGAAATTAGTCATCCCGCGGACGGAGAAGAGTGGAAAAATTTTGATCGTCGATATCCATcatttgctcaagaaattcGTAATATAAGGCTTGGCCTTGCAACCGACGGTTTCAACCCATTTGGCCCTACTGGGAAAAAAACATATAGTGTGTGGCCCATAGTAGTAGTTGTCTACAATCTTCCGCCATCAATGTGTATGAAAAAACCCTATATGTTTATGACCGATATAGTGCCGGGTCCGAATAGCATTGGCAAAGATATTAACGTTTGTCTAAGGCCtctcattgatgaattgaagatATTGTGGAATACAGGAATTGAAACATATGATCAAtctttgaaacaaaattttacaatgaGAGCGGCTCTTATGTGGACAATTAGTGATTATCCCGCTATGAGTATGATAAGTGGATGGTCGGGTAAAGGAAAATTAGGATGTCAAGTGTGTCTTGGAAGTGTGCAAGGGTTTCAATTAAAACATTGTGGTAAATGTAGTTTCTATGGCACGAACCGAATATTCCTTGAACCGAATGATCCACTACGTCGGAaaagtaatttgtttgataatacGGAAAGAAGAGTGTTTCGTGGTCGTTTGTCCGGGGAGGGTGTAAAGGAGTTGCTTGACGTTTTAGTTTTTTCACCACCCGGAAAGACTAATACAAAGGCGAGGAGTATCGGATATGGGGAAGAGCATCATTGGACTCATGTTCCAATTTTTTATGAACTCCCTTATTGGTCTTCACATAGTTtacgatattcaattgatatcatgcatacggaaaaaaatgtttttgagaaCCTATTTTTTACTATTGTGAATGCGAAGAAGTCAAAGGATCACAAAAAAGCAAGAGCGGATTGCAAGCACTTTGGTGTGTTACCTCATTTGTGGATCGATGAAAATGGCAAGTCACCCAAAGCACCTTTTTCCATTACAAGAAAACAACGTAAACTTTTGTGTGAATGGATTAGTTCACTGAAACTTCCAGACGGTTATTCCTCAAATATATCTCGTTGTTGTAATGTTGAGGAGTGTACATTTTATGGATTCAAATCGcatgattgtcatatatttcttcaaaaattattgcCTCTTGCAATTCGTGAGCTTTTACCGGCGCCTATTGCGGATGCCATCACGGCAattgcaaatttttttcaagatttgtgcTCATCCACGGTTACAAAAACCGATTTGGAAATAATGGAAAAATCAGTTGTGAAGGCATTGTGtttgttggaaacaatttttcctcaaaGTTGGTTTGATTCGATGGAACACTTGGTTGTGCATTTGGCGGAAGAAATTAGACTTGCTGGACCTGCTTACTGGCATTGGATGTATCCAATTGAGCGTTTATTGGGGAAGCTAAAACAAAAAGTCGGCAATAAAGCAAGAGTTGAGGGTTCCATTGCCGAACGATATATGGAGGAGGAGATTGTCAATATTTGTGCTTTTTACTTTGCATCCGACTCGATTCACAATAAATTAAGTCGTAACGAAGTTTTGTTTGATGTACAAAAGACCGACAAATTAGAAGTTTTTAAATATCCATGTGATTCTCTTGGAAAAGAACGAAGTCGATATTTGAATGATGATGAGCAATTATTAGCTGATGAATATGTTCTTCTAAACTCTCCTGAAGTTCAACCTTATCTAAG GAGGTACCAAGATCGAGTTATGAGACAACGTCCTGAGACAACACCACAACAATTAGATCATATTGTGAAAACTCGATTCAAAGCTTGGTTTAagaaaaaggttgagaaagacgAGATAGACGGACCTCGTTTCATGGACTTGCTAGAAG aagaggaagatgataatgaagataatgatgatgataatgaagatgatgatgaagatgatgacggTTTTGATGACTTTCAATGA
- the LOC135147240 gene encoding uncharacterized protein LOC135147240: protein MAEKLVNVRYNYDGTFNKTSYSGGKSIIFNCQDVDEFSYTVALENVKDCLNCTEIGGLYVLNGKPLQWKLLKCDSDLLQLVDACESGGDINIYVDCVVDKECKPLEPGVPFLVVRPRKNILKEHLQIKQNRRTFVSSHQLQQQRQSKRIPRSPQMQEVEQNKLPKSPRLQELAKKNLRSSTHLQEVQNNNLPKTPPKNLRSSTHVQEVQNNNLPKTPPKNLRSSTHLQEVENNNLSKSPRLEDLQKNLSSNPQWKKDVSPNAVSALVAKRRLHLSKLDTIESGRVNEYELRKIQNVEENKKKFKELGLGKYAANPIKPIVQQSTKENKDREDPEYVVENETGDESDDTSEGIKSVQKRKAIPGPRTRSRANDKDLGDKDPVDPIDKGKKVAAASTKSAKLIKPTCSKLLKQGDNSAPSGTIAAYMALRERQKQNLEAEMRREDVGDTDLQNGSEGEEVEEEPKRRRGRSKMLKVHARTAAEKIFVKLSKRGQPIGERKTRSELSNFLGTLVKDHVSLTYVNWHVVPDDLKKKMLEYTLERFDIAPEGEKWVYKTLNSSWRTHKSRVKLMHYSQFDNDEERIQNRPDHIPLEDFKMLLDYWADDGVQILAEDNKARRNMYVETHTLGCKSLAELRTTLSVDNRQFDVTFG from the exons ATGGCAGAGAAGTTGGTGAATGTGAGGTATAACTATGATGGCACATTCAACAAGACAAGTTATTCAGGGGGGAAGAGTATTATTTTCAACTGCCAAGACGTGGATGAATTTTCATATACAGTGGCGCTAGAAAATGTCAAGGATTGCCTCAACTGTACTGAAATTGGAGGATTATATGTGCTGAATGGAAAACCCCTACAATGGAAGCTTCTGAAGTGTGATTCAGATTTGCTTCAACTGGTAGATGCCTGCGAAAGTGGTGGggacataaatatatatgtggatTGTGTTGTTGACAAAGAATGCAAGCCACTGGAGCCAGGGGTGCCATTTCTAGTCGTACGACCAAGAAAGAACATACTTAAAG AACATCTACAAATCAAACAGAATAGGCGTACTTTTGTTTCTTCACACCAACTACAGCAACAAAGGCAAAGCAAGAGGATTCCAAGGTCACCTCAGATGCAGGAGGTTGAACAGAACAAGCTTCCAAAATCACCACGTTTGCAGGAGCTAGCGAAGAagaatcttcgaagctcaactcatTTGCAAGAGGTTCAAAACAACAATCTGCCAAAGACACCTCCAAagaatcttcgaagctcaactcatGTGCAAGAGGTTCAAAACAACAATTTGCCAAAGACACCTCCAAagaatcttcgaagctcaactcatttgcaagaggttgaaaacaacaatCTGTCAAAGTCACCGCGTTTGGAGGACCTACAGAAGAATCTTTCAAGCAACCCTCAGTGGAAGAAAGATGTAAGCCCCAACGCTGTATCTGCATTGGTGGCGAAAAGGAGGTTACACTTATCAAAATTGGATACAATTGAG TCGGGCCGAGTGAATGAGTATGAGCTGCGTAAAATTCAGAATGtggaagaaaacaaaaaaaagttcaaGGAACTCGGATTAGGAAAATATGCTGCTAATCCAATTAAGCCGATAGTCCAGCAGAGTACAAAGGAAAATAAGGATCGGGAAGATCCTGAATATGTTGTGGAAAATGAGACGGGAGATGAAAGTGATGACACTTCAGAg GGAATCAAATCTGTCCAGAAACGGAAAGCAATACCTGGTCCCAGAACTCGTTCGCGAGCAAATGATAAGGATTTGGGTGATAAGGATCCGGTGGATCCTATCGACAAAGGCAAAAAGGTTGCTGCTGCTAGTACCAAAAGTGCAAAACTTATAAAGCCAACATGCAGCAAACTGCTAAAACAAGGGGATAATTCTGCACCAAGTGGTACAATTGCTGCGTATATGGCCCTGCGAGAACGTCAGAAGCAGAATCTTGAAGCTGAAATGAGGAGAGAGGATGTTGGTGATACAGATTTACAAAATGGAAGTGAAGGTGAAGAAGTAGAAGAAG AACCTAAAAGACGTAGAGGACGTtcaaaaatgttaaaagttCATGCTAGGACTGCTGCTGAAAAGATCTTTGTTAAACTGAGTAAACGAGGTCAACCAATTGGAGAGCGCAAAACTAGATCCGAGTTGAGCAATTTCCTGGGGACTCTAGTTAAGGATCACGTGTCACTTACTTATGTTAATTGGCATGTTGTTCCAgatgatttgaagaagaaaatgtTGGAATATACTTTG GAGAGGTTTGATATAGCACCAGAAGGGGAAAAGTGGGTGTACAAGACACTTAATTCATCCTGGAGAACACACAAGTCTCGTGTCAAGCTGATGCATTACTCCCAATTTGACAATGATGAGGAGAGGATTCAAAACAGGCCGGATCATATTCCGCTCGAGGATTTTAAGATGCTGTTGGACTACTGGGCGGACGATGGAGTTCAG ATTTTGGCTGAGGATAATAAGGCTCGTCGCAATATGTATGTTGAGACACACACTCTCGGTTGCAAGAGTCTTGCTGAGCTTAGAACAACACTG agTGTTGATAATCGCCAGTTTGATGTTACTTTTGGATAA